The following nucleotide sequence is from Candidatus Schekmanbacteria bacterium.
TGTAAATCTAAAATATCCCCATCAGGCGGTCCATTGCGAGGTGTTATAGCTTCAATTTTTAACATAAAATCATCAATCTGACTTACGAAACGGTTCAATTCTTTTATCTTCTCAAGAGCTTTTGCCTTCTGCTCTGAAAGTTTTTCAAGCATTTTTCTTTTAGGTTTTTCTCTTGTTGGATCAGTTTCAAACAGAAAGCTTATCTCCTTTATCTCATCAAGAGTCAGCCCCATACTCTGAAGCTTTCGAATTGCTTTTACAAGAAATATCGTATGTTTGTTGTAATAACGGACCTTCCCATTTGTTTTGGAAGGCGGATTTAACAAGCCAAGCTCTTCGTAATATCGTAGAGTCCTG
It contains:
- a CDS encoding MerR family transcriptional regulator; this encodes MKKDENGLYKIGEVAKKLGISTRTLRYYEELGLLNPPSKTNGKVRYYNKHTIFLVKAIRKLQSMGLTLDEIKEISFLFETDPTREKPKRKMLEKLSEQKAKALEKIKELNRFVSQIDDFMLKIEAITPRNGPPDGDILDLH